The Corallococcus macrosporus genome segment GCGCCAGGACCTGGAAGCCGTCCAGGAGGGCGCGGCAGTCCGCGCAGCCGGCCGCGTGCGACGCCAGCTCCGGGGGCAACGGGCCGTCCAGGCAGTCCAGGACGCGTTCGCACTCGGGCGTCATCGCGAGGTCTCCTGCTGAAGGGGGGCGAGCAGCTCGCGCAGGCGCGCGTAGCCCCGGTGGGCGCGCACCTTCACCGCGCTCTCCGTGAGGCCCAGGGCCTCGGCGATTTCGGCGAAGCCCATGCCCTCGAAGCGGTGCATGAGGATGGGCAGCCGCTGGCCTTCGGGAAGCTGCGCCAGGGCGCGTTGCACCGCGCGCTCCAGGCCCGCGTCGCGCGGCTCCGGGGTGTCCGCCACGGCGGTGAGGGGCAGCTCGCCCTCCGGGGTGAGGTCCTCCGGGCGGCGGTGGCGGCGCGCATGGTCGCGCGCGGCGTTGGTGGCGATGGCGTACAGCCAGGGACGGACGCGGGCGCCCGCCTGATAGCGGCCGCGCGCGCGCACCAGGGACAGGAAGGTGAGCTGGGCCAGGTCCTCGGCGGTGGCGGCGCTGCCCGTCAGCCGCGCCAGGTAGCCCTGGACGGGGCGCGCATAGCGCTGGAAGAGCGCGTCGAACGCCTGCGCCTCTCCCTGGCAGAACCGCTCCATCAACACCTCGTCCGAGTCGCCGGAAGCTCCTCCGGGAGCTCCTGGGGATGCCGGCATGTCCCCGGTACGCACGGGCGCGGCGGACGGTTTCAAGGGAGGGGACGAAGGGCTCACGGGACGGGCGGGAACTCTAAGCCCCCCCAGCGCTTCACGGCAGAAATCGCCTCTCCCTCCGTGGCCCCCCGGCTCGGGGGCTCAGAGCGAGGCGGCCGGCCGCAGCCGCGCCAGCCACTCCTCGAAGGCGGGGTGTCCGTGCAGGTGCGCCAGGTCCTCGTCGGAGGCCGCATACGCCGCGTCCTGGAAGCCCAGCTCTCCGGCCCGCTGGAGCAGCCGCACCGCGTCCGCCACGTTGCCCGCGCGAGCGAAGGCACACGCCGCGTCGTACGCGATGCCCGCGTCCGGCACGTGCTTCAGCGCGGCCTCGCTCACCGCCGCCGCCTCCGAATAGGCGCCCCGGATGAACAGCGCCCGCTCCGCGCACCGGAACGCGGCCGCCGGGTCCACGCCGGGCAGCCGCAGCGCCTCGTTCACCTGGCCCAGGCGGATGAGCGCGCCCGCGTACTCGTGCATCACGGTGCGGTCCTGCGACTCGCCCCACGCCTGCTTCCAGTAGCCCACCGCCCGCGCGTCATCCCCCACCAGGGAGAAGGCCGCCGCCACCGCATGCATCTCCACCGGCTGGCCCTGTACCTGGGAGAAGTGGTCCAGCGCGGGCCGCCCGTGGCCCTGCTTCAGCGCCACCCAGCCCAGCAGATAGTGCGCGCGGCTGGTGAGCCCCGCGGACAGGCCCTCCTGCTCCAGCAACTGGTTGCCCAGCCGCCACGCGTCGTCCAGCCGGTCCTCGCGCAGGGCCTGCTGCGCCTCGCGCAGGGACTGGGCCTTGGGGCCCTCCTCCTCCTTCGCCTCGCTGCGCGCGCGCATCATGTCCGCCAACACGCGGAACGACTGGTAGCCGAACATGGCGAAGAGGACGCCCATGAACAGGGCCCCGGTCTTGATGGCCAGCAGCACCACGCCCACGCACAGGCCCAGCGCCAGCACGTGCGACACGATGAAGCCCCGCCGCCCGAACATCCGCGTCGCCAGCGCCGTGCTGATGTGCCCGCCATCCAGGGGCGGCACCGGCAGCAGGTTCAGCACCGCCCACACCATGTTGGCGAAGAAGAAGTTGCGCAGGAAGAAGTCCGCCATCTCCCAGCGGCCCTCCACCTGCAGCAGCACCGCCCAGCACAGGACGCCCAGCGTGAGCCCCGCTAGCGGGCCCGCGAAGCTGCTCACCACGTCCTTGTGCCAGGGCAGGGGCCGGTCCGTGTTGGGCCGGGTCACGCCGCCCATGAAGACCAGGTCCACGCTCGGCTGGTAGCCGAAGAAGCGGAAGGCCACCGCGTGCCCCAGCTCATGGATGAGCACGGACACGAACACGATGAACATCCACGACAGCACGTAGGCCGCCACCGCGCCCATGTGCCCGGGCGACGAGGGGTCGGCCAGCTGGTCCCCCAGCCACCCGGCCCCCGAGTGCCGCCCCGGGGAGGGCAGGGACTGGTAGGCGAGCACCGCGGAGAACAGCAGGTGACTCGTGTGGACGTGGACGGGGACGCTCCCGAGCCTGAAACGGAACATGGGTGGGGACCTTAATCGTTGGCCCCCACTCGCGCAGGGCCGTTCTCATGGCCCGCGCGCTTCTGTTCCCCGCCGGGTATAGGGTGTCTTTCCGCATGCTGAAGCTGGGTCCCTACACGCTCCCCAACCCCTACATCCTCGCGCCCATGGCGGGCGTGAGCGAGCGCCCCTTCCGCGTCATCGCCTTCCGGCTGGGCGCGGCCCTCTGCCCCACGGAGCTGGTCAGCGCCCAGGGGCTGATGCGCCAGAACCAGCGCACCCTCAAGTACCTGCGCTACGACGCGGCGGTGGAGAAGCCCTACTCGCTCCAGATTTTCGGCGGCGAACCGGAGGCCATGGCCCAGGCGGCGCAGGTGGGCAAGGCCGCGGGCGCGCAGCTCATCGACATCAACATGGGCTGCCCGGTGAAGAAGGTGGTGCGCAACGGCGCAGGCAGTGGCCTGTTGTGCGACGTGCCCCGCGCCGCGGCCATCGTCCGCGCCATCCGCGAGGCCACCGGCCTGCCCGTCACCTGCAAAATCCGCTCGGGCTGGGACGCGCGCACGCTCAACTACCTCCAGGTGGCGGAGGCCCTCCAGGAGGCGGGGTGCGCGGGGCTCGCCCTCCACCCGCGCACGCGCGAGCAGGGCTACTCCGGCCAGGCGAACTGGGCCCACATCGCGGACCTGAAGCGCCACTTCCCGGAGCTGCCCATCCTGGGCAACGGGGACGTGAAGACGGTGGCGGACGCGCACCGCATGCTGGACAGCACCGGCTGCGACTTCGTGATGATTGGCCGGGGCGCCCTGGGCAACCCGTGGCTCTTCCGCGAGCTCGTGGGCGGCCCGCCCGCCACGCCGGAGGAGCGCTGCGAGCTGGTGCTGGAGCACG includes the following:
- a CDS encoding RNA polymerase sigma factor encodes the protein MERFCQGEAQAFDALFQRYARPVQGYLARLTGSAATAEDLAQLTFLSLVRARGRYQAGARVRPWLYAIATNAARDHARRHRRPEDLTPEGELPLTAVADTPEPRDAGLERAVQRALAQLPEGQRLPILMHRFEGMGFAEIAEALGLTESAVKVRAHRGYARLRELLAPLQQETSR
- the dusB gene encoding tRNA dihydrouridine synthase DusB, whose product is MLKLGPYTLPNPYILAPMAGVSERPFRVIAFRLGAALCPTELVSAQGLMRQNQRTLKYLRYDAAVEKPYSLQIFGGEPEAMAQAAQVGKAAGAQLIDINMGCPVKKVVRNGAGSGLLCDVPRAAAIVRAIREATGLPVTCKIRSGWDARTLNYLQVAEALQEAGCAGLALHPRTREQGYSGQANWAHIADLKRHFPELPILGNGDVKTVADAHRMLDSTGCDFVMIGRGALGNPWLFRELVGGPPATPEERCELVLEHARAHAEFVGDALGAVRSFRRHLAWYAHGLKGAAHFRSEVNGLDSPEAVEDSVRRFFAGADTDPTAPLEEPEVDYRAALG
- a CDS encoding site-2 protease family protein, translated to MFRFRLGSVPVHVHTSHLLFSAVLAYQSLPSPGRHSGAGWLGDQLADPSSPGHMGAVAAYVLSWMFIVFVSVLIHELGHAVAFRFFGYQPSVDLVFMGGVTRPNTDRPLPWHKDVVSSFAGPLAGLTLGVLCWAVLLQVEGRWEMADFFLRNFFFANMVWAVLNLLPVPPLDGGHISTALATRMFGRRGFIVSHVLALGLCVGVVLLAIKTGALFMGVLFAMFGYQSFRVLADMMRARSEAKEEEGPKAQSLREAQQALREDRLDDAWRLGNQLLEQEGLSAGLTSRAHYLLGWVALKQGHGRPALDHFSQVQGQPVEMHAVAAAFSLVGDDARAVGYWKQAWGESQDRTVMHEYAGALIRLGQVNEALRLPGVDPAAAFRCAERALFIRGAYSEAAAVSEAALKHVPDAGIAYDAACAFARAGNVADAVRLLQRAGELGFQDAAYAASDEDLAHLHGHPAFEEWLARLRPAASL